From the Carya illinoinensis cultivar Pawnee chromosome 4, C.illinoinensisPawnee_v1, whole genome shotgun sequence genome, one window contains:
- the LOC122307474 gene encoding uncharacterized protein LOC122307474 gives MVVWDKLNSQLKGEEVELVACIMRKIWLRRNSLLFEKKFDDPRNIIKAASYGLREFVSAQRDQQKAVVKGSNDRRITKWEKPAGWTVKVNWDAAVDAKNRRVGAGVVIRDSEGELLACLCSICDHVQNPLVAEALALRRAAILSVEMSFSSVILEGDSQLIVNAVNSDKEIWAEYGNIIEDVRKVLLERPNWGVKFVYRESNGITHKLAKLAFTFTDERVWIEECPVDIIQDIQKEKYCNG, from the coding sequence ATGGTTGTTTGGGATAAGCTGAATTCACAGTTGAAAGGGGAGGAGGTTGAGTTGGTGGCTTGCATTATGAGGAAGATTTGGCTTAGAAGAAACTCATTGCTGTTTGAAAAAAAGTTTGATGACCcgagaaatattataaaagctGCAAGCTATGGATTAAGGGAGTTTGTCTCTGCTCAAAGGGATCAACAGAAGGCAGTTGTGAAGGGGTCGAATGATAGAAGGATAACAAAATGGGAAAAACCTGCAGGTTGGACAGTTAAGGTTAATTGGGATGCGGCTGTAGATGCAAAGAATAGAAGGGTGGGTGCTGGTGTGGTTATCAGAGATTCAGAGGGTGAGTTATTGGCTTGCCTCTGCTCCATCTGTGATCATGTACAGAATCCGTTGGTGGCTGAAGCCTTGGCTTTAAGGAGAGCTGCAATTCTAAGTGTAGAAATGAGTTTTTCTTCAGTAATACTTGAAGGGGACTCTCAGTTGATTGTTAATGCAGTAAACAGTGATAAAGAAATTTGGGCTGAGTATGGGAATATTATTGAGGATGTCCGAAAGGTGTTGCTTGAAAGACCAAATTGGGGGGTTAAATTTGTGTATAGGGAATCAAATGGTATAACACACAAGCTAGCTAAACTAGCTTTTACTTTTACTGATGAAAGGGTATGGATAGAAGAATGTCCAGTAGATATCATACAGGatatacaaaaggaaaaatactGTAATGGCTGA